A stretch of Chiloscyllium plagiosum isolate BGI_BamShark_2017 chromosome 41, ASM401019v2, whole genome shotgun sequence DNA encodes these proteins:
- the LOC122542865 gene encoding heterogeneous nuclear ribonucleoprotein L-like — MIDVALTGSSCGWEKETAAAAAIFVSLFSLSFLPSLSARSVGRLGAVENRRSEPKMAGRHQAKRFRFDRDGGIEDLNKISPSAVIHIRGLLDGVMEVDLMEALQDFGNISCVMLMPRRKQALVEFEDIAGACSCVNYAADNPIYVAGQLAYVCFSTSQKIARPDDDDSKSNKVLLITIANSIYPINTDILYTICNPCGPVQRIVIFRKNGIQAMVEFDSVQSAQKAKASLNGADIYSGCCTLKIEYAKPTRLNVFKNDADTWDYVNPNPGRPEPSNKRSRLPALLGDAPSNFGHGYPPSTYHGYYDDEDDDDYAPPHHYEGRGMGPPPLPPSVGGPRRGPPSRRYTAQYGGAAPPPPPPPHGDYGPLADSPVLIVYGLDSKRMNPDRVFNIFCLYGNVHKVKFLKSKTGAAMVEMTDGFSVDRALTCLNTENFLFDQHINVCVSKQKVIVPGQSFELEDGSCSFKDYSTNRNNRFTNLKQAAKNRIQKPNNMLHFFSAPPGVTEEIFHQISDKANVKRPKSIIFFSGKTGSKGNQGEKSSSGLLEYELKSDAFEALVMLNHYRLKNPDGPDLFTLKLCFSTA; from the exons ATGATTGACGTCGCGCTCACGGGCTCGTCTTGTGGGTGGGAGAAGGAGACCGCTGCTGCGGCCGCCATTTTTGtttctctgttctctctctcattcttaccTTCTCTCAGCGCGCGAAGCGTCGGCCGGCTCGGAGCTGTGGAGAACCGGCGATCGGAACCGAAAATGGCGGGCAGGCACCAGGCTAAGCGTTTCAGGTTCGACAGG gatggtGGTATTGAAGACCTCAATAAGATTTCTCCATCTGCTGTCATACATATCCGAGGACTGTTGGATGGGGTAATGGAAGTTGATCTTATGGAGGCTCTGCAGGATTTCGGCAATATCAG TTGTGTGATGCTGATGCCCAGGAGAAAGCAAGCATTGGTTGAGTTTGAGGACATCGCTGGTGCATGTAGCTGTGTGAATTATGCAGCAGATAACCCAATCTATGTTGCTGGACAACTGGCCTATGTTTGTTTTTCCACAAGCCAGAAAATTGCCAGACCAGATGATGATGACTCTAAAAGCAATAAAGTCCTGTTGATCACTATTGCAAATTCTATCTATCCCATCAACACA GACATTCTATACACTATTTGCAACCCATGTGGACCTGTTCAAAGGATTGTGATTTTTAGAAAGAATGGAATTCAGGCAATGGTGGA ATTTGACTCTGTTCAAAGTGCACAGAAGGCCAAAGCATCTCTTAATGGTGCCGATATCTATTCTGGATGTTGTACTCTGAAAATAGAATATGCCAAG CCAACTCGTTTGAACGTCTTTAAGAATGATGCTGATACCTGGGATTATGTAAACCCTAATCCTGGTAGACCAG AGCCTTCAAACAAGCGCTCTAGATTGCCTGCCTTGCTTGGCGATGCTCCGTCTAACTTTG GTCATGGCTACCCTCCTTCTACATACCATGGCTATTACGATGATGAGGATGACGATGACTATGCTCCACCACACCATTatgaaggcaggggaatgggtcctccaccactgccaccttcagtgggaGGTCCTCGTAGGGGTCCACCTTCACGACGATACACAGCTCAATATGGTGGTGCAGCACCAccgccaccaccacctccacatgGTGATTATGGTCCTCTGGCTGATAGTCCCGTACTGATTGTTTATGGGCTAGATAGTAAGAGGATGAACCCAGACAGGGTGTTCAATATCTTCTGTCTTTATGGCAATGTGCATAAG GTCAAATTCTTAAAAAGCAAAACTGGGGCTGCCATGGTGGAGATGACCGATGGATTTTCAGTAGACCGAGCCCTAACATGCCTGAACACTGAAAACTTTCTGTTTGACCAGCATATAAACGTATG TGTGTCGAAACAGAAGGTAATAGTTCCAGGCCAGTCATTTGAGTTAGAAGATGGCTCTTGTAGTTTCAAGGATTACTCAACCAACCGAAACAACCGGTTCACAAACCTGAAGCAAGCTGCCAAAAATCGAATCCAGAAACCTAACAACATGCTACATTTCTTTAGTGCTCCTCCAGGTGTTACAGAAGAAATATTCCATCAG ATATCTGACAAAGCTAACGTGAAGAGGCCTAAAAGTATTATATTTTTCAGTGGAAAAA CTGGATCAAAAGGAAACCAAG